One Romboutsia sp. 13368 genomic window carries:
- a CDS encoding Na+/H+ antiporter NhaC family protein yields MNNEIKKGNAYALLPLVVFLLLFVGSGVISGDFYKMPVLVAFIISAGVALLFNKKATLDEKMSVFCKGAGDSNIILMVIIFLLAGAFSGTAKAMGGVDSTVNLSLSILPANLLVVGLFVIGCFISVSMGTSVGTIAALAPIGLGIAEKTSIPVTLILGAVVGGAMFGDNLSXISDTTIAAVRTQGCELKDKFKTNFLIVLPAAIITVVLLAVITSGMKLI; encoded by the coding sequence ATGAACAATGAAATAAAAAAAGGGAATGCATATGCATTATTACCACTAGTAGTATTTTTACTACTATTTGTAGGAAGTGGGGTTATAAGTGGAGATTTTTATAAAATGCCAGTATTAGTAGCATTTATTATATCTGCAGGTGTAGCCTTATTATTTAATAAAAAAGCTACTTTAGACGAAAAGATGAGTGTATTTTGTAAAGGAGCAGGAGATAGTAATATAATTTTGATGGTTATAATATTTTTACTTGCAGGTGCATTTTCAGGKACTGCTAAAGCTATGGGTGGAGTWGATTCAACTGTAAATTTAAGTTTATCAATACTTCCTGCTAATCTTTTAGTTGTAGGATTATTTGTTATAGGATGTTTTATATCAGTATCAATGGGAACTTCAGTAGGTACAATAGCAGCATTAGCTCCAATAGGACTTGGAATAGCAGAAAAAACGTCTATACCAGTAACATTAATATTAGGCGCTGTAGTAGGTGGTGCTATGTTTGGTGATAACTTATCTATRATATCAGATACTACTATAGCAGCAGTTAGAACTCAAGGTTGTGAGCTTAAGGATAAGTTTAAAACTAACTTTTTAATAGTTTTACCAGCAGCAATAATAACTGTTGTATTACTTGCAGTGATAACATCAGGTATGAAGTTAATTTAG
- a CDS encoding EcsC family protein gives MRKKPSLLNKASKGVQNKFNSVLPDNYHNIVTSAIKNMTXVVLFGSKYTTKKPLIGLSLKERDDLAYDKIKTYKNTAMIEGAGT, from the coding sequence ATGAGAAAGAARCCMTCTCTTTTAAATAAAGCTTCAAAAGGAGTTCAGAATAAATTTAATTCTGTACTACCTGATAATTATCATAATATAGTTACTTCTGCTATAAAAAATATGACTRAGGTTGTTTTATTTGGTTCTAAATATACTACTAAAAAGCCATTAATAGGACTTTCTTTAAAAGAAAGAGATGATTTAGCATATGATAAGATAAAAACTTATAAAAATACTGCTATGATTGAAGGAGCAGGTAC
- a CDS encoding EcsC family protein, whose protein sequence is DLXLLLSIKIKLLYELASIYGFDVKDYRERMYILSIFQLAFSSQEHVNNVFXKIENWDEYKDTLSDDINDLDWRSFQQK, encoded by the coding sequence GATTTAYYTCTTTTACTTAGTATAAAAATTAAACTCCTTTATGAACTTGCTAGTATTTATGGATTTGATGTTAAAGATTATAGAGAAAGGATGTATATATTAAGCATTTTCCAATTAGCTTTTTCTAGTCAAGAGCATGTTAATAATGTTTTTGMTAAAATAGAGAATTGGGATGAATATAAAGATACTTTATCTGATGATATAAATGATTTAGATTGGCGAAGTTTTCAGCAAAAA
- a CDS encoding EcsC family protein, which produces LAKLLQLVPGIGAFVXAYVNNKLVDKLGEYAIYAYHMRLLSDEVCVTKKKTWLNKLFIK; this is translated from the coding sequence ACTTAGCTAAACTTTTACAATTAGTACCTGGTATAGGTGCTTTTGTTGSAGCTTATGTGAATAATAAATTAGTTGATAAACTTGGTGAGTATGCTATTTATGCTTATCATATGAGACTTTTATCTGATGAAGTTTGTGTTACTAAAAAGAAAACTTGGTTAAATAAACTATTTATAAAATAA